The genomic segment TCGATCCGCGAGACGTCTAGCTCAGGAACGAGCTGTGCGCCCTGTGTATCCTGGACGCAGTGAACCGGCCAGAGGGTCGTGTCGTATGTTTGAGAAGCGTCCGAGgggtggtggatggttgttgtggatgtGAAGGGTGTTGAGAGGGGGTGGTTGGCCGCGAAGGAGATGTGGTTGTGGGGGTGCCAGTCGCGGGTGGCGATTTTGAGGGTGAAggggagggtgaggaggtTGTTTatggtgttggcgatggtgcGGCCGGATGGGACGGCGAGGGAGCCGTTCTAAATGGTtagatggagttggaggtggtggtcgGGGGAGCTGAGCTTACGGGGGGGCAGAAGTCTTCTTGGAAGTCGACTACTATGAGGGCTGGGTTGAATGGTTTGGTcatggttttggttttggtaGTTTGGTTCTGCTGATTTGGTGTGAGGGTGATGGTGAGAGATTGATGTGATGGGGGAAAGGTTGATGCGGTTTGTGAAGAAGTGAGTGAGTGAATGGAGGGgagaggtctggtggggTTGACTTATGGGGATATGTGCATATGTCCTATGTATGTGATGGGATATTCAACACGGGCACCCTTGGTAGTATATGTATGGCAATATTTAAACGTAGACGTATGTGAAAGTTGATGGAAGTTACTTTTCTTAGTGTTTCAGTTCATCATATGATTCTGGTCCCCGAGTCGCGTTCTCTATTCTAAGCATACGAAGGGCAGGTAATTCCACACGAGCATCTTCTCGCAGTTGAGTAGCCAAATACCATCATCCATTTAAAAGCGAAACTGTCCGTTTTGATCGCAGCTTGCCAACATGCTTGGTAAAATAAGGTCCAACAACAGCTCTAGATAAATCATTTAGTCTGAGGATTTTCACGTTTGAATGCACTGTTGGTTTTGTTTCTACACCACCCGGTTTTGTCATCCAAGGCCACTCCCTCCCTCACTGAATAGAACACCCAAGGCCGCCCACGGGAACTTGCATCATCcgactcatcatcatggaacTGTGTCGCttcagtctggttcaaatgcAGGCACAAGGGGCTCGGCGCTTAATTCTGGCCGCAAAGGAGCCACGTGACAATTACCATTGTTGGGCGCCtaacttcttcttcattcttcaATGAACCTGTCCAACACATCATGTCATATTCCAATATTACCCTTCATCTCTCAGAATTGCACAAATCTCTGCAAAATGCTAATATAAACTGATTCCTGAACAGCATAGTCAATAGCATGGCCGACTCTACAGACGAAGACACTGCGGCAGTCCGTCGACTCTCCTACTCAGACACAGCCGATAAGGACCTCCCAGAGCTCTACTACTTCATGGGCATACGCGTCCTGGAACACACGACATCAAATGGTGATATACTAGCTCTCAAGGTCAAACCACACACAAACCTGGAGCGCTCAGAAGCGGACATGATGCAGTATGCTGCCACCCACGGTATTCTGGCGCCAAAAGTCCGTGGGTGCTACGACGTTGTGACCATGAAGCCCAGAAAGCCGCTCGCGCGTGTCTTAGTGTCAGAAAAGGTGCCCGGAGAGCCATTGGACACCCTATGGGATAAGCTCAACAAGACTGAGAGAGAATCCATCAAGAACCAACTACGAGAGCAGTTTGCACTTATGAGAAAATGCACACTACCATATATTGGGCGAGTTGACAACCAGCCCACTTACAATGTGTACGATCGACTGGAACAAACTTACTGCGGCCcctttgaagatgaagaagcctTCGACAGCTGGTGTTTGAGTCGCGTCAAGAGATCAAGCTTCACGACATGGAAAATGCGGCCGTACCTCGAAAAGTCTCGtgagaaggcaaaggcaaacgGGACGCTGAACAGATTCGTTCTCACTCATGGCGATTTGACGCCCCGGAACATCATGGTTGAGGATGGACGAGTGACTGGGATATTGGACTGGGAGAGGAGCGGGTTCTTTCCAGAGTATGCGGAATATGCATTTGCTCTTAAGCTGGGGCATGAGATTGAGAAGTGGTGGGTTCCGGTgttgaaggagctgctggTGCCTTGTGAGAAGACGAGGTTGGAGTTGACGGGGATGGTTGAGTATCGGGGATGGTAGGCggagtggtgatgatttcttcTCCGAGAAGATGTAAAATTGCGTTTGAATGACTTGGTTTGACAGTTAAGGGGGGTTTCAAGGCAAGCAAGCGGGTATTGGGGATCATCTCAACTACGTGATCTATTTGATCAGTGCATAAATTTATGAGCTCTTTCGACCATTCAGTGGCCGATGGTAGAGGCAAAACCAAGCTGCCAATCAGCCCTCTTGAAGtataccagttgaccttttctgcctgttcaatgttgtcaatgtAACCCTGTCAGCCCAATTCGTCAGCCCGGCAGGTTGGTTTCACAGAAGCCTCATCTCCGTCAAACAAAGGTCATATGATTCCGCGTCAACGCAGGTACTGAATTGACCTTCACTTGAGATTTCTTCCTGCAATTCTTACATACCATTCGCGTGTTGCCATTGTGCATCGTTCTCAGCCGATACGACTACCTTCGGCATACCACTTCTGTCAAAAGTCGCCACGATGTGCACCGTACCACCAACAATTCCATGCTCGCCACAATCTTGCAACTCGCTCACTCCTAAACACGTTTCACACATAGCACAGTAGTCGCAGTTACAAGCCCGTTTGCGGGTATCACAGATTAATCTAAAATCTCCAGTCGCCAAGTTCGCCCCTCAACGCTTATACCTGCCCTCCGGCCACCCTACGTCACATGAACACCGCTCCTTTGTACATGTCCCTGCGCTGAATGCAattcttcctcgtcatggTTTTAATGCATCATCTGTATTTTGTATTTGAGAATGGAATTTCAGGAGGATTGGATGAGTGACGATGCGCCGGATGACAATGAGACGGAGTTGCCGTCGCCCGAGGACTCGGAGGCAGCTGCATCTGTATATGTTACACTTCATCGGTACGCTGGTCCCCTGCATTGAACGGCATAATCTGACAGAATCCAGAGTAAGACGTCTAGTCCTCGCAAGTATCGGTAAGTTTACCATCAAAATATGAGGTTATTCGCATCTCACACCGTCCAGACGATCCATACACGCTCGACCACTTCCGCCAACCGAATCTCAATGCCCTCATTGTAAGACCATTAGTCGACAGGCTATACGAAACGGGAAACATCTCAGTCGGTAAGATATCCCACCCATTTTGTCTCTGCTGCGGtaaacaccaacatctcacCTAGTATACTGCCTCCTCGCCAACCGCGTCTGGTTCCTCAAGTCTCAGTCCGGCCTCGCAACACAAAGCGTCAACCGAGCCCGCGCCACTCTCTGCGAACTGGTAGCAACCCGCGTAATTCGCCGGTTCCACGAAGACAACCCCGGCAACGAAGGTCTATTGCTGCTTGCCCGCATCCTAGTCGAGGGCTTCGATCCCTTCCAGGGCGCTCCGTCGGAAGTCGAGCGCGAGGGACGCTACCTACAATGGCCGATTCAAGAACGCGGTGGCCACGAAAGGAAACTGACGGCTCTCGAACTGGCCATCCTCTCTGAAAGCAAGGCGTTTATCAGCTCGGCTGCGTGTCAACGACTCGTCGAGGCAGTTCACCGAGGGAAGATCGTCTACACACCACTATCATTCATGGACATCTTGCCCGATCACTACAAACACCGGCCAATCCAGCTCTACGACCCGCGGGAATCACGGATCCTCAACCACCGGCGTCTCATCGTCCCACGTATCAGGGCTCTCATCGAAACAGTACAGTTCATGGTCCTGGTCCTGCTGTACGTCATGACCATGACGAACCAACAAGCCTCGTTCAACCAGTGGGAACTCGCATTCGCAGTCTACACAGCAGGATGGGTGCTCCAGGAGTTCGCGTCCGTCATCGAACACGGCTGGGAGCTACACACCCAGAGCCTCTGGTCCTTCTTGGACGTCACCTTTGTGGCTATATACTGCGCCTACGTATTCACAAGGGTGTACGACCTCTTTGCCGGCCACCTACCAAACGGATACGGCCTGCATATCCTCTGCATCGCCGCACCAATACTACTCACCCGAATTGCATTCAACCTCATGCCCCATaacatcgtcttcatctccctccacgccatgatgaaggacTTTACACTCCTCACATTCCTCGCTGTGTGGTGCTTTCTCGGCTttctcctcgccctcctctGGCTCTACGACATCGATCAGTCCAACAGGGGcacgccgccgccgtcatGGCCAACAGTCGGTAAATGGCTGCTATGGATATGGTTCGGCCTCGACGGCACCGGCATAGCAGAGTCCGTACGCTTCAACATTGTTCTTGGCCCAGCCCTCATGATTGCATTCGCCTTCCTCGGCAATACCCTCTTCCTGACCATcctcgtcgccatcctcacaaACACCTTCTCCAACATTGTCGCCAACGAAGCAGCGGAGATTCGTTTCCGCCGCACAGTCCTCACCTTTGAAGGCGTAAAAAGCGACTCCATATTCGCGTACCCCCCTCCGTtcaacctcctcgccctcgtCACCATCCTGCCCTCCAAGTTCCTCGTGTCTCCTCGCTTCTTCCACACCCTCAACGTGGCCATGATACGGGTCCTCAACGGCCCTCTCCTAGTGGCAATTAGTATATTTGAGCGTCGACGCCCCTGGGCTGCGGAGAATAAGCGGAAGCGCGGGGGTATTGGAATGTTCAGGTGGCATTTTACGGGGTTTTCGCCACACGGGGATATACACGCTGTTTTTGATGCGCCGCTGCCGGATGAGGTTTCGACGAGGATTGACTTGTTGGATCCGGTGGATGATGTGCCTGTTTTGGAGGACGATGTCATGTCGACTTTGTCGGGGGATGTGTCGCggtcgaggttgaggaggcCGACTTtgtggagggggaggagggagtATCCGCGGGCGAGACCGAGGAGGAGGTCACCTCTGAGGTTTCAGGTGTAAGTTCATGTGTAAGTTGGAGAATTGTGACGTGGTTGTTAGATCAGGGCAAAGACGAGGGTATATAGACCAGAGAATATACAACGCGTGGTTTTGTTTAGCATGTAGCATATAGGGAAATAATTTAAAACATTATGACAGGCGTAGGGAATCAGGAAGAAGTACTGAAATAAAGACATTCAAtaaaaagagagagaaaaagataaaaagagcaaaaaataaaaaaaacaCGGGACCACCGTCTCAATCATTCATATATAGGAAAAGCCCGATGCGGGGGTCGAACCCGCAACCTTGAGATTTCGTGTACTCATAAGAGTCTCACGCTCTACCGATTGAGCTAACCGGGCCGGATCAGTCAGACTGTCCGGGTGTGTCCCGTGGTTATGTGTTGGAAGGTTTCCTTATTGCTCATTAAGAAGAGTTTTCAAGTGGATGGCCGACTGGAATTGAAAAAGTGTGGGTGCATGGAtattgatggctgtggctgtggctgtggtGTGCCCAATTGCCCTGGTGGGAACTTTggaagccaccagacttgacgaaAAAAGTTTGAGTGGGGCCAAGCGTGAGCTAAAATGGTCAGAGCAACAGGGGcaagcatcaccatccatccatccatcaacttcaCAGACTTCATGCATGTATGTGGCTGGTTCTGCGTGTGGTTTACCCTGGAGTCCGACAATTTGCGGCCGGAGACGAGGCTACATCTTGTACAATTGTACGAGTTGGCGCCTGGGAAAGGGAAAATGTGCACGGGAGTCGGTTTGATCAACCAATACCATGGATGACTGCATGCATGGCGCACGAGGAATGCGAGGGATGCGTAACACGTTGACGAGATGCCTGCTCATGTGCACATCAATATCTACTACCGGGACCTATCAGCATCTTCACCACAGCTTGGAACAGGCAAGTTATGGAAATTGACGAAACTCCCACCAATACCACCCCAAGCCAAGTCCTTGTTCAAACACCACCTTCTGCCGTTTTCCCCTTCGGATTTAAACAACCGCGAGAATGCTCCGTCATCCTATCACAACTATGAGTTTGATGTCGACCCAGACGTTTTCTCATCCTTTCCAATTCGCTTACCATCGCCTGTCAGACGACGTGCCCTTTGATGCTTAATCACTCGTCCGTGCCTAGTTTTCATCGTAGCTGCTCTATAGTGCTCGCTCAGTCAACGAACCACTCGCCAGTACGGCCACACCAAGAAATTACAAAACAAAggagagagaaagagagacaGAGCGAGGAAAACCTTACCGATAGTACAGCTGGAATCCATTttcctcatctccaagccCAGCCAGGCCGGCTTCCAGCAACTGGCGGTGAAGAGACGCATAACGAACAGAACTTGATGGAGGGGCCAGCGAAGGGTCAAGAAGGGACCTGTTGGATGGCTGTGATGATGTCGTTGATTCTGAGGGTGCACTGGACTGCGTAGATCTAGAACCAAGGGAAATTACTTCATTAACAATGGCGTCCAGGCCTTCATTATCCGACGCCGCTCCATTAGGCGCTCGCATCACTTCTGCATAGTCCACCTCGACGTAGTCCGACTCTGAAAGGCCCGCATTTGTCGCAGAATCGGTGACCAAGATGGGGGGACGACCATGCGTGTCGAGTTGCACCACTTCGCGGACTGTGTAACGCTCTGGGGAGCTGGAACGTCGATAATCTTCGGGCAAGCCTGCTATGCACCGTTCTAGACCATTCTCATCCTTGAGATACTCTTGGAGGGAAAAAGAAACTCCAGATGACTTTCCAAAGTGGTGGTCACCTGGAACTGGGGATGGAGTTTCTCCCCATGGACGGTGTGTACCGTCGCCATCGGGGAGCTGTGCTTCTTGAGCCATGAGCAGCAATGGTGGTTTGGGGTTGGAGTCGTCACGAGCGCCGCCGACTTGACTGTTGATGCTTAGATTGGAGGTGTTGAGCTGTCTGTTGCGTTGACAAAGTGGTTAGCCCTTTATTGCCACGTTGCTAAGCAAGACCAATTATTTGGTCGGGAGTGTGACTTGCGCTCTGTGAGGGTTACTCTCAAAAGGCTCGTGATCAATGCAAGGTACGGTGGACATTTTGTTTCTAACGGACGTTGTAACGAAAGCTGGCAGAACAGTATGCGAAAGACGAGTTAAACGGAACCGTCGTCGATACCTTGATATGGCCAATGAGTCTGTCAAGAGATGAACAATGCTGGATAAGGATGTTCGACGGTTGAAATACACCTCTGGGTTGTCCCGTACAAGGTGGGTAGTTTGGATGCTCGTAGTTTTGAGGCAACCTGGCTGTAAGGTAGGTTTCACGTTCCCCCAAGCCAGGCCAAAGTGGCCGCTGAAGTCTGGGATGGCGAATACCAAGGAGAAAGCAACTCGCAAGAGCAGacaaatccatccatcaatccatccCCCCCTGTTCCAGTCAGCTGGTGGCACAAATCGCACTCAAAGTGCATGTCGTGCACTAGAGGACCCAAAGATCCGGGTCATGGCCCCCGGGGGGCTTGGAACCATTCATTAGCCATGTTGTCTCTGTCAGCATGATCCAACAGACCGGAATCGACGCCTCGAGGTGTATGAACCAAGGAAAGGGAGTGGTTTGATCAAGCCTTCGCTCTCACCGTGCTGTCCACGACCATCGAGAAGCGGGAGAGTCCAAAGGGGCCATAATCACCAGTGGACCGGGATTGCCCAAGCACAGGCGACCAGAAGTAGCAACGAAATCTTGCCAACTTGCACCAAAATCACGGATAGCGAACCACCTGGCTGGGTTTGTTGCAGACGCCACGGGCAGATTGCACACCCAGAGCCTATTCACACACTCCTCCTCATCAGTGCCAGAGTCAGGCTGTTGTTGTCTCTCGGCTGCAGGTCAAGTGAGCCGTGCACGTTGTTTTCTCATGCAAGAGCGAATCAACGCGTCCGGAGTTCTTCGGAGTGACATAATTTTGTTGGCTCACTTACGACAAGAGGAAGTTGTCCCAACATGACACAACCAAAAGGTGGAACTAGCTGCATCCCAGAGTGCACCGTGATGCAGAGTCAAgacgcagccaagacaaaatTAGCTAGCGTCCCGACCTGTCGGTAAAGGGCAGTGATAGCTCATACCGACATCGAACCCGAAAGGTGAGCGTGGTTCGCCCAGGCTCCGAGTTCCCGGGAATCAGGAGCGGCTTCAACCTGGGCTGCTGGAAGTATCGACTCTCGAGTCTCAATATTCGTGCGAGAAGCGTTTCGGGCAACGAAGTTTTTTGTTCACCCATCcgaaaccaacaaaccacagCAGTTTCGCACGACTTCGTCGGGAAGCGCAGAATGCGGCGATGCAGACTTGAAAGTTAGGCGTGGGCGACTGAGTGTACGGGCACGAGGTGTTGGGACGTGCTTGCAACTAGACTTGCTCTCGCCTAAGACGCATTGTTTCTGGACTCGATTGTTATGTGGCTGAGATTGTGCAGTTTGACGCTGTAGTCTCGTTTCCGCGACCTTGTCCGTTTGGCCCGTCTTGCCCTGGTTAGGGTTGATGAACGTGCACGTTAGGTGAAATCATTGAAACCAATGCTGCGTGGCTGCGAGCTCAGCTGGTTGCGAGCAACAGATACTCAATCTTACACACCTATCCAAGGATTTTGCGGAAACAGAGCGACGGTCAAATAACAAAACTTGGCCGACATGAAGCACTGAACAAAGCAAATATAGGGATACAATGGGGCAAGAGTTAGTTGCGTCTGACGAGGAATATTGAAATGATCCATTCAATCTCGAATAAATGATGCACAACCTGCATTAGGGCCCCTGCAGGGACCGGGGCCAGCATGTCAGTTGACAGGTCGCCTGTGAAGTTTTTGGAACATTGACAAATGCGatttgacttgacaggaTTGAAAGTTTGCCCTCGTGTTAGTTATAACAATGCCCGGATCGAGATCGGATAACAGGTGTCCATGCGTGACGGTAGTCTTTATTGATACGTACCCGTTGTTGGTTTGCCTCTGACAACAAACTCCAAAGCGACATGTCTCAAGGTCTTACGTTTTCGCCCTCGTTGTTGCTAAATATATTTCACGCCGTGATATAGTTGATACTAGTGGACGTCGCTGTCGCCATTATTATTAGCGCGAGTCGGTTTGGGGTGTGTTTGTTGTCTCTCTCCAGCATTAGCCCCAACACTCCTATTGCAGACCCTGCTGGGGTTTGCCCGCGACTTTTCGGGATTTCCAAGGACAGGGAAGGGAGCTGAAGTCCCAGAGGTAGCAGTTAAATACAACTCATCTGCGAAATATAGGTTCCGACGATCAAATTCGTGGGTCCTGAAGGGAATGATGAGGCTGTCGCCGACGTGAGGTGTCGCTCCCGCACAGAAAATTGAGAAAACAAAAGTGCCAAAGGGATGACCTTCAAGTTGGGTCATCTTATTTGCTCCTGTGATAATGTCATGtccaaaagaagaagctacGTTTCCTCTCAGGGTGTAGCATCTAGttgcctttttcttttgttcatAATGCGGCTCATGTTGAAGCTGTGAGGGCGTCCAGACATCACTCAGTCACGGACCCTCATACTCAGCCGTGACATTGCACCTGAAGAGGCTGTTGGTATTTCTGAGGCCGACAAGTCCGATTGAAACACCATGTCCAAGTAGAAGGCTAAGCCGGCTTAGTCACTCGTCAGTCGCATCGTTGTAATACAAAGACATTGTGCTGCCGAGCGTGGTGATGTACGGTCGTGGTGATTATCCAGACCATATTTGCCATCTACCATGCAATGAAACCAGTAGCTGAGCTCGAgattttgatgttgccgaTCACTAAACACAGCCAAGAGAGTGATATCAGAGCATTTCAAATACTAGCTTCGTATTGATACCATTTTGCCGAACAGGAGCGGATTGGATTTTGGATTGAAGCAATCGCGGACAGATGCACATGGTCGATCTGGCCATGTACACAACAATTGTTTTCCCAGATGACGGCGATTCCGCCTGGTTTGTCCTCAACAGAGCAGTGGCAACGACGACcgcggcggcggcaaaggcaacGGTAGCAACCGGATTGGTGGTTGAAGTTCGGTATTTTTTTAATGAAGAGAACATTTATTGGTGATCTTGTTGAGGCGAGCCCCGGCTTTTCCAATCCTCGGGAATCGAATCGTGGATGATCCACATACAGGGGTCAATCAAGCTAAGATTTGTtgtgtgttgatggtggtaTGGTGGCGGACAGGCACGCTCTTGTTCCCAGCCCTCCGCGGACCATCCGGCAAGGACGGAACGACGTCATCCATGAGACGGCCGGATGCGAtaaggtctggtctggtcaatcaaTGTGACTAGCTTAGTTTATTAGAACCATTCCCCCTCTGATTTTTATGCGTCTGCTTCTCTCAATCGAGGAAGCTAAAGAGTGTCAGCTTGT from the Pochonia chlamydosporia 170 chromosome 6, whole genome shotgun sequence genome contains:
- a CDS encoding pyrazinamidase/nicotinamidase (similar to Metarhizium robertsii ARSEF 23 XP_007821446.1); this encodes MTKPFNPALIVVDFQEDFCPPNGSLAVPSGRTIANTINNLLTLPFTLKIATRDWHPHNHISFAANHPLSTPFTSTTTIHHPSDASQTYDTTLWPVHCVQDTQGAQLVPELDVSRIDRVIDKGQDERVEMYSAFYDPFRVSESGLGDLLKKEGVTHVFVVGLASDFCVKATAEHAVDEGYETYIVEEATKPVIPDAWEKCREGIIAKGVKMISVDGDEVARVKAL
- a CDS encoding phosphotransferase family protein (similar to Metarhizium acridum CQMa 102 XP_007809134.1); the encoded protein is MADSTDEDTAAVRRLSYSDTADKDLPELYYFMGIRVLEHTTSNGDILALKVKPHTNLERSEADMMQYAATHGILAPKVRGCYDVVTMKPRKPLARVLVSEKVPGEPLDTLWDKLNKTERESIKNQLREQFALMRKCTLPYIGRVDNQPTYNVYDRLEQTYCGPFEDEEAFDSWCLSRVKRSSFTTWKMRPYLEKSREKAKANGTLNRFVLTHGDLTPRNIMVEDGRVTGILDWERSGFFPEYAEYAFALKLGHEIEKWWVPVLKELLVPCEKTRLELTGMVEYRGW
- a CDS encoding nonselective cation channel (similar to Pyrenophora tritici-repentis Pt-1C-BFP XP_001936747.1); this translates as MEFQEDWMSDDAPDDNETELPSPEDSEAAASVYVTLHRVRRLVLASIDDPYTLDHFRQPNLNALIVRPLVDRLYETGNISVVYCLLANRVWFLKSQSGLATQSVNRARATLCELVATRVIRRFHEDNPGNEGLLLLARILVEGFDPFQGAPSEVEREGRYLQWPIQERGGHERKLTALELAILSESKAFISSAACQRLVEAVHRGKIVYTPLSFMDILPDHYKHRPIQLYDPRESRILNHRRLIVPRIRALIETVQFMVLVLLYVMTMTNQQASFNQWELAFAVYTAGWVLQEFASVIEHGWELHTQSLWSFLDVTFVAIYCAYVFTRVYDLFAGHLPNGYGLHILCIAAPILLTRIAFNLMPHNIVFISLHAMMKDFTLLTFLAVWCFLGFLLALLWLYDIDQSNRGTPPPSWPTVGKWLLWIWFGLDGTGIAESVRFNIVLGPALMIAFAFLGNTLFLTILVAILTNTFSNIVANEAAEIRFRRTVLTFEGVKSDSIFAYPPPFNLLALVTILPSKFLVSPRFFHTLNVAMIRVLNGPLLVAISIFERRRPWAAENKRKRGGIGMFRWHFTGFSPHGDIHAVFDAPLPDEVSTRIDLLDPVDDVPVLEDDVMSTLSGDVSRSRLRRPTLWRGRREYPRARPRRRSPLRFQV